A window of Paenibacillus polygoni contains these coding sequences:
- the holA gene encoding DNA polymerase III subunit delta — protein MDVKTAVKAIRKGEPASVYLLYGTEKYSIKQFTDILKEQLIEEEHRDFAMASYDTAETPIEQIIEEAETVPFLVPRKLIFVRDQNLFTAGKDTKIEHKIETLITYLDNPVDYSILVFLVQGEKLDERKKIVKTTKSKATVLSFGPIHGEELTSWLVKQAASRKVTMGQEAAETLISRAGTSLQTLSAEVDKLCLYAGEGGTLSKVNVEDLVARNTEQNIFAMVEDIANLRLGKALDIFYELLKQKEEPIKIAALISRQFRIILQVKELGAQSYSQQQIASQLGLHPYAVKIAGEQSKKFPADRLRFILKSLADLDYQMKTGAIDKVLGLELFLLRLGSHS, from the coding sequence ATGGACGTAAAGACGGCCGTTAAAGCGATTCGAAAGGGAGAGCCGGCTAGCGTATACTTGTTGTACGGAACTGAAAAATATAGCATTAAACAGTTTACCGATATACTTAAGGAACAGCTTATTGAAGAAGAGCATCGAGATTTTGCGATGGCCTCTTATGATACGGCAGAGACCCCGATTGAACAGATCATTGAAGAAGCAGAGACGGTTCCCTTTCTTGTTCCCCGCAAGTTAATCTTTGTTCGAGATCAGAATTTATTTACAGCGGGGAAAGATACAAAAATAGAGCATAAGATAGAGACATTAATTACCTATCTTGATAATCCTGTGGATTATAGTATTCTTGTTTTCCTAGTACAGGGAGAGAAGCTTGACGAACGTAAAAAAATCGTGAAAACAACGAAGAGTAAAGCGACCGTACTCTCTTTTGGACCGATACATGGAGAAGAACTGACAAGTTGGCTAGTGAAGCAAGCAGCCAGCCGTAAGGTAACGATGGGACAAGAAGCAGCAGAGACGCTGATTTCGCGTGCAGGTACAAGCCTGCAGACTTTGTCGGCTGAAGTAGATAAACTTTGTTTGTATGCAGGTGAGGGTGGAACTTTATCTAAGGTAAACGTGGAGGATCTGGTCGCTCGAAATACGGAACAGAATATTTTTGCTATGGTCGAAGATATTGCAAATCTAAGATTAGGAAAAGCACTGGATATCTTCTATGAACTTCTGAAGCAAAAAGAAGAACCCATCAAAATTGCTGCCCTGATCTCAAGGCAATTCCGGATTATTTTGCAAGTGAAAGAGCTGGGGGCACAAAGCTATTCACAACAGCAAATTGCAAGTCAGCTCGGGCTGCATCCTTATGCGGTCAAAATAGCAGGCGAACAGTCGAAAAAATTCCCAGCCGACCGGCTTCGGTTCATTTTGAAGTCCCTTGCTGATCTTGATTATCAGATGAAAACAGGGGCTATCGATAAAGTGCTTGGCTTAGAGTTATTTTTACTAAGGCTTGGAAGTCATTCGTAA
- a CDS encoding zf-HC2 domain-containing protein, giving the protein MKCQEVVERMHRYIDHDLNDKEKEELLAHIKTCESCSEKFQILQKLSHDLEKLPDVSPPFSLVDRIMPQLDEIDRGRKEQGSTIQEMKKEDNMIPLSVHTGNTLRSFRKTRLGRILMGTAAAAVVLGVAVYQHQPQELNQAEIDKNYSLNELGPSSVTGSGGGVQEEDNEISPQPIDEKPGIEEPDSEVSSEDNSQAKPNVDAAQPAPASEPADRDGSRSITADPDKSKSVSSDPAVPKENPSADQKTVPNSSLDKNNDKSVTSPNNSVSSGTPNKKMENPKTDSKGTRSKEDPELQITGPESEKSLVPDTSVSNTESEEPLGSEDTSSISMFSLDDSISSLATSVSPKWLSPDGLYLTGYKDKKLSIYRLDGTKKDQRVLLQEIEIQSTFVKGSWSDDSLTYYYEVEQDGKTTKYSYTVTKEDPKTAEKIEDNSTTHSSSQTETQSTDNKR; this is encoded by the coding sequence ATGAAATGCCAAGAGGTGGTAGAGCGTATGCACCGATATATTGACCATGATCTGAATGATAAAGAGAAAGAAGAGTTACTAGCACATATAAAAACATGTGAAAGCTGCTCTGAAAAGTTTCAAATTCTTCAAAAACTATCTCACGATCTCGAGAAATTGCCGGATGTATCTCCTCCGTTCAGCTTGGTAGATCGAATTATGCCACAGCTTGATGAGATAGATCGAGGTCGTAAAGAGCAAGGCAGCACTATTCAAGAAATGAAAAAAGAAGATAATATGATTCCTCTGTCTGTGCATACAGGAAATACGTTAAGAAGCTTTAGGAAGACCCGATTGGGACGAATACTTATGGGTACAGCAGCGGCAGCTGTAGTTCTTGGTGTTGCTGTATATCAGCATCAGCCGCAAGAATTAAATCAGGCGGAAATCGATAAGAACTATAGCTTAAATGAACTTGGACCGAGCTCAGTAACGGGAAGTGGCGGGGGAGTTCAGGAAGAAGATAATGAGATTTCTCCGCAACCTATTGATGAGAAGCCGGGAATAGAGGAACCTGATTCCGAGGTGTCTTCTGAGGATAATTCACAAGCAAAGCCAAATGTAGACGCAGCGCAGCCGGCACCCGCTAGTGAGCCTGCAGATCGGGATGGATCCAGATCAATCACTGCGGATCCTGATAAATCCAAGTCTGTTTCTTCTGATCCGGCTGTGCCAAAAGAGAATCCATCTGCTGATCAGAAAACCGTACCGAATTCTTCATTAGATAAAAATAATGATAAATCGGTAACTTCTCCAAACAATTCGGTTTCTTCAGGTACTCCTAACAAGAAGATGGAAAATCCAAAAACGGACAGCAAAGGAACCCGATCTAAAGAAGATCCTGAATTACAAATAACAGGGCCAGAATCAGAAAAGTCTCTAGTGCCAGACACAAGTGTTTCTAATACGGAGAGTGAAGAGCCGCTTGGCAGTGAAGATACCTCAAGCATAAGTATGTTTTCTTTGGATGACAGTATTTCAAGTCTAGCAACTTCGGTCTCACCAAAATGGCTTTCCCCGGATGGACTTTACTTAACAGGTTATAAAGACAAGAAGCTGAGTATTTATCGTCTGGACGGGACTAAGAAGGACCAAAGAGTACTTTTGCAAGAGATTGAGATCCAATCTACCTTTGTAAAAGGCAGCTGGTCAGATGATAGCTTGACCTATTATTATGAAGTAGAGCAGGATGGAAAAACAACGAAATATAGTTATACCGTTACAAAGGAAGACCCAAAAACAGCTGAAAAGATAGAAGACAACAGCACCACCCATTCTTCTTCGCAAACTGAAACACAATCCACCGATAACAAAAGGTAG
- a CDS encoding RNA polymerase sigma factor, with the protein MVEQGLIRAAQSGDRDALITLLRDIEQHVYKTAYYILNNEQDALDAAQEALIRIYTKINSYEEKAQFKTWVQRIVTNICIDKFRRTKPTVSIDEHEMVFEGRQDVEHEVMLTYVSQDVQEAISQLPEHHRTVIVLRYLQELSYNEIADCLDLPLNTVKSYLFRARQQLQSLLQEYQKGGVT; encoded by the coding sequence GTGGTAGAGCAGGGACTCATCAGAGCCGCTCAATCAGGCGATCGCGACGCATTAATTACCCTATTGAGAGACATAGAACAGCACGTCTACAAAACTGCTTATTATATTTTAAATAATGAACAAGATGCACTAGACGCTGCACAAGAAGCACTTATTCGAATATATACCAAGATCAACTCGTACGAAGAAAAAGCACAGTTTAAAACGTGGGTACAGCGTATAGTAACAAATATTTGTATTGATAAATTCAGAAGAACAAAGCCTACGGTATCGATTGATGAACATGAGATGGTATTTGAGGGACGTCAAGATGTAGAACATGAAGTGATGCTTACTTATGTTTCACAAGATGTACAAGAGGCGATTAGTCAACTCCCCGAGCATCATCGAACGGTCATTGTGCTCAGGTATTTGCAAGAACTCTCTTACAATGAAATTGCAGACTGTTTGGATCTGCCGCTGAATACGGTGAAATCTTATTTGTTTAGGGCAAGACAACAATTGCAAAGTCTATTACAGGAGTATCAGAAAGGTGGTGTAACCTAG
- a CDS encoding helix-turn-helix transcriptional regulator, translating to MRADRLIRILLLLQNQERLTTKELAQQLEVTERTIHRDMEALSVAGIPVVARRGKYGGWQLMENYRTRLTGLKKEEIMSLFLSPSQQLLKDLGYLQEWTEAREKLIASIPKNLHSEVKDVTNRLHIDSSAWRPSTEVIQMFELLHQAVWDQHKLKIKYERADGTVVTRIVEPLGLVAKGNTWYVVAAVEGEIRNYKASRVITAEKLDEPFERPDDFELASYWQESKQQFIRSLPSYEAQVEVSPDILARLKFTGRFVKIEDLKKQEGSWISVKLNFDTEEEAKSFILGFGNQIRVIQPLQLKEQIIQVARSIIDFYNHDGVHSKESKHGHDES from the coding sequence GTGCGGGCAGATCGATTGATTCGAATTCTTTTGTTATTACAGAACCAAGAGAGATTGACTACCAAGGAATTGGCACAACAATTGGAAGTGACAGAACGGACAATACATCGGGATATGGAAGCTTTAAGTGTGGCAGGGATTCCTGTTGTAGCTAGGCGGGGAAAGTATGGGGGCTGGCAGTTAATGGAGAATTATCGAACTCGTCTTACGGGATTGAAAAAAGAAGAAATCATGTCTTTATTTCTATCTCCTTCCCAGCAGCTTCTAAAGGACCTCGGCTATTTACAAGAATGGACAGAAGCCAGGGAAAAACTTATCGCCAGCATTCCAAAGAATCTGCACAGTGAGGTGAAAGATGTTACGAATCGGCTGCATATTGATTCTAGTGCTTGGCGTCCATCTACTGAAGTGATTCAAATGTTTGAGTTACTGCATCAAGCGGTTTGGGATCAACATAAACTAAAGATCAAATATGAACGGGCTGATGGAACAGTGGTTACACGCATTGTGGAACCCTTGGGTCTAGTAGCCAAAGGAAATACTTGGTATGTAGTTGCCGCTGTCGAAGGAGAAATAAGAAACTATAAAGCATCCAGGGTCATTACTGCTGAAAAGCTGGACGAGCCGTTTGAAAGACCAGATGATTTTGAGTTAGCTAGTTACTGGCAAGAATCAAAACAGCAATTTATTCGTAGTTTGCCGAGTTATGAAGCTCAAGTGGAAGTTTCTCCTGACATTCTAGCAAGACTCAAGTTTACAGGGCGGTTTGTAAAAATAGAAGATCTGAAGAAACAAGAGGGATCATGGATTTCGGTTAAGCTAAACTTCGATACCGAAGAGGAAGCAAAGTCATTTATTTTAGGATTTGGTAATCAGATTCGAGTTATACAGCCTCTCCAGCTAAAAGAACAAATAATTCAGGTGGCAAGATCTATTATTGATTTTTATAATCATGACGGTGTTCATTCTAAAGAGTCAAAGCATGGCCACGATGAATCCTAA
- a CDS encoding SDR family oxidoreductase, giving the protein MKPLEGKVALVAGGTRGAGRGIAMELGAAGATVYVTGRTTRKQISEYGRPETIEETAELVTELGGIGIPVQVDHLVPEQVASLIEKIEKEQGKLDILVNDIWGGEYLTEWDTPVWQHSLDKGLRMLRLGVETHLITSHYALKLLIQNKGGLVVEITDGTADYNADRYRLSLFYDLTKQSVIRLAKSLAHELAPHECTALAITPGWMRSEIMLEVFGVTEENWRDGAKKDPHFIISESPRYIGRAVAAVAMDEKKHELNGSSCSSGELAKRYHFTDIDGSQPDCFRYLKEVQEAGKPANAEGYR; this is encoded by the coding sequence ATGAAACCATTAGAGGGAAAAGTTGCACTCGTTGCAGGCGGAACCCGCGGAGCAGGTCGAGGAATTGCCATGGAATTAGGTGCGGCGGGCGCAACCGTATATGTAACGGGTCGAACAACCAGAAAGCAGATTTCAGAATATGGACGTCCGGAAACAATTGAAGAAACGGCGGAATTAGTAACTGAACTTGGGGGGATTGGTATTCCGGTTCAAGTGGATCATTTAGTCCCCGAACAAGTAGCATCTTTAATAGAGAAAATAGAAAAAGAACAAGGAAAACTTGATATCCTGGTAAACGATATATGGGGCGGAGAATACTTGACGGAGTGGGATACACCGGTGTGGCAGCACTCGCTGGATAAAGGCTTACGCATGCTTCGTCTAGGGGTGGAAACACACTTAATTACAAGCCACTATGCCTTGAAGCTGCTTATTCAAAATAAAGGCGGGCTTGTGGTAGAAATCACCGATGGGACGGCCGATTATAATGCGGATCGCTATCGTTTGTCCCTATTTTATGATCTGACAAAGCAATCTGTCATTCGACTGGCCAAATCGCTTGCTCACGAACTCGCACCTCATGAATGTACAGCTCTTGCTATTACACCAGGCTGGATGCGGTCTGAAATTATGCTTGAAGTCTTCGGTGTCACCGAAGAGAACTGGAGGGATGGCGCGAAAAAAGACCCGCACTTTATCATCTCTGAATCTCCGCGTTATATTGGACGTGCGGTGGCCGCGGTAGCGATGGATGAAAAGAAACATGAACTAAACGGCAGCTCCTGTTCCAGCGGAGAGCTAGCAAAGAGATATCATTTTACAGATATAGATGGTTCACAGCCAGACTGCTTCCGCTATCTAAAAGAAGTACAAGAAGCAGGAAAACCGGCAAACGCTGAAGGATATCGTTAA